From the Salarias fasciatus chromosome 16, fSalaFa1.1, whole genome shotgun sequence genome, one window contains:
- the lrch1 gene encoding leucine-rich repeat and calponin homology domain-containing protein 1 isoform X1 produces MAALGAESARPAVGSQLAPSPSIQTIQTHNLPPNRGLERALEEAAASGVLNLSCRKLKEFPRTAANHDLSDTVHADLSKNRLTDVPSEVCHLVALEKLNLYHNCIRTIPDTVISLQSLTNLNLSRNQLSSLPACLCGLPLTVLNASNNKLVSLPETIGQLQGLMELDISCNEITALPRHIGRLRALRELNVRRNLLCVLPEDLAELPLVRFDFSCNKVSTIPVCYRRMKQLQWLQLENNPLQSPPAQICIKGKVHIFKYLSMEACRSHKMPDALYLPVMERLSLTRPTTGSVEDMEQQKKQDSDSGVGSDNGDKRLSATEPSDEDSLSLNVPMSNITEEEGISKDDSSEHISSLTADPNSDSVRLIEESPTEALKDQFGYRDSTLSTRFINYIKGRTAADFHEPLRIEEDAHWTTHHTSKVAGGTELHIDMINQLKEAVELLQDPSRAGVDHDGLSGVQLYPVEMVTVDESFNGQDSDDGASTPQRNDRSPGSGPPSFCSPPFGLKPRSAPPSLPCSPPSSCLDPSLLPQASLLGRDTPRSRDDGGVHSRVFLRSHKSLESVDPQFTMRRKMEQLREELELREQLRDSIESRLKVVLPEDLGSSLMDGVVLCHLANHIRPRSVASIHVPSPAVPKLSMAKCRRNVENFLDACRKLGVAESSLCSPYDILQCRLQPVHACVRVLVAMETTSPDRKRDAPSPASSSSSSSSPVGAESKTPTLVSVTTQTPPPAWQIWDLIGSSLVHILCLVLLFVAYTWSELT; encoded by the exons ACCTGTCGAAGAACAGACTGACCGACGTCCCCTCAGAGGTCTGCCACCTGGTCGCCTTGGAAAAACTCAACCTGTATCACAACTGCATCAGGACCATCCCAGACACCGTCATCAGTCTGCAGTCGCTCACCAACTTAAacctcag TCGGAACCAGCTGAGCTCCCTGCCCGCCTGTCTGTGTGGTTTACCTCTGACAGTCCTCAACGCCAGCAACAACAAGCTGGTCAGTCTGCCGGAGACCATCGGACAGCTGCAGGGCCTCATGGAGCTG gACATCAGCTGTAATGAGATCACGGCTCTTCCTCGTCACATCGGCAGACTCAGAGCTTTACGGGAACTCAACGTGAGGCGAAACCTGCTGTGCGTCCTGCCAGAGG aCCTGGCGGAGCTTCCTCTGGTCAGGTTCGACTTCTCCTGTAACAAGGTGTCCACCATCCCGGTGTGTTATCGGAGAATGAAGCAGCTTCAGTGGCTCCAGCTGGAGAACAACCCGCTGCAGAGCCCACCTGCTCAG aTCTGCATAAAGGGCAAAGTTCACATCTTCAAGTACCTGAGCATGGAGGCGTGTCGCAGCCACAAGATGCCCGACGCCCTCTACCTGCCCGTCATGGAGAGACTCAGCCTAACGCGGCCTACCACCGGCAG tgtggaggacatggagcagcagaagaagcaggACAGCGACTCGGGAGTCGGCAGCGACAACGGAGACAAGAGACTGTCTGCTACTGAG CCGTCGGATGAAGACAGTCTGAGTCTCAACGTTCCGATGAGCAACATCACCGAGGAGGAAGGGATCAGTAAAGACGACTCCAGTGAACACATCAGCTCCCtgacag CCGACCCGAACTCGGACTCGGTGCGTCTGATCGAGGAGAGTCCTACGGAGGCCCTGAAGGACCAGTTCGGCTACAGAGACTCCACCCTCAGCACTCGCTTCATCAACTACATCAAG ggacgGACGGCAGCAGACTTCCACGAACCTCTCAGGATAGAAGAAGACGCACACTGGACGACACACCACAC gtcaaaggtcgcaGGGggcacagagctccacatcgaCATGATCAACCAGCTGAAGGAGgccgtggagctgctgcaggaccccAGCAG GGCGGGCGTGGACCATGACGGCCTGTCCGGAGTGCAGCTCTACCCCGTGGAGATGGTCACAGTGGACGAGTCTTTCAA cgGGCAGGACAGTGACGACGGAGCCTCCACACCACAG CGGAACGACAGGTCTCCAGGCAGCGGACCCCCGTCCTTCTGCAGCCCGCCGTTCGGCCTGAAGCCCCGGTCAG CCCCGCCCTCGCTGCCCTGctcgcccccctcctcctgtctcgacccctccctcctcccacagGCCTCGCTCCTCGGTAGAGACACGCCCCGTAGCCGTGATGATGGAGGCGTGCACAGCCGCG tgttCCTGCGGAGCCACAAGAGTCTGGAGTCGGTGGATCCTCAGTTCAccatgaggaggaagatggagcagctgagggaggagctggagttGAGGGAACAGCTCCGAGAT AGCATCGAGAGCAGGCTGAAGGTGGTCCTTCCTGAAGACCTGGGCTCGTCCCTGATGGACGGCGTGGTGCTCTGCCATCTGGCCAATCACATCCGGCCTCGCTCCGTGGCCAGCATCCACGTGCCGTCGCCCGCCGTG CCCAAACTCAGCATGGCCAAGTGTCGGAGGAACGTGGAGAACTTCCTGGACGCCTGCAGGAAGTTGGGCGTGGCGGAG TCTTCGCTGTGCTCGCCCTACGACATCCTCCAGTGCCGCCTGCAGCCGGTTCACGCCTGCGTCCGCGTGCTGGTTGCTATGGAAACCACCTCTCCGGACAGGAAGCGGGACGCTCcgagccccgcctcctcctcctcctcctcttcctctcctgtggGGGCGGAGTCAAAGACTCCCACGCTTGTGTCCGTCACCACTCAGACCCCGCCCCCTGCCTGGCAGATCTGGGACCTGATTGGCTCGAGCCTGGTCCACATCCTCTGCCTGGTGCTGCTCTTCGTGGCCTACACCTGGAGCGAGCTGACGTAG